A region of Malaciobacter marinus DNA encodes the following proteins:
- a CDS encoding Fic/DOC family protein produces MSKYHQKDSKIYYDGTDIPINKLSLKNSLELHEIESLLLKQAYELYISQLNENTVFDELYFINLHKNTFETLYDWAGVYRIEDMFKGASTFCIGRAVKNESKKIFDMLKKENYLRDCSFISKEIFAEKIALIKSELICLHPFYELNGRITRLFFDMIVVYNGYQPIDYSNCTSQEYINASIECVKYADETFMKRIILDGLKKA; encoded by the coding sequence ATGTCAAAGTATCATCAAAAAGATAGTAAAATCTACTATGATGGTACAGATATTCCGATAAATAAACTCTCTTTAAAAAACTCATTAGAACTACATGAAATAGAATCTCTTTTATTAAAACAAGCATATGAACTTTATATTTCACAATTAAATGAAAATACAGTTTTTGATGAATTATACTTTATTAATTTACACAAAAATACTTTTGAAACACTTTACGACTGGGCTGGAGTTTATCGAATAGAAGATATGTTTAAAGGTGCTTCAACTTTTTGTATTGGACGAGCAGTTAAAAATGAATCAAAAAAAATTTTTGATATGTTGAAAAAAGAGAATTACTTAAGAGATTGTAGTTTCATATCTAAAGAAATTTTTGCAGAAAAAATTGCTTTGATAAAATCAGAATTGATTTGTCTTCACCCTTTTTATGAATTAAATGGAAGAATAACAAGATTATTTTTTGATATGATTGTTGTTTATAATGGTTATCAACCAATTGATTATTCAAACTGTACATCCCAAGAATATATCAATGCATCAATAGAGTGTGTAAAATACGCTGATGAAACTTTTATGAAAAGAATTATTTTAGATGGCCTTAAAAAAGCATAA
- a CDS encoding sulfite exporter TauE/SafE family protein: MDIYFVIAFGVIVLFSSLVHGSIGFGFGMISTPLVALFTDIQTTITYMLISTMLVNIISILSEGKFFEALKKFWFIILLMVIGSVLGTVLLVYTNSNYFKLLLAFIIFVYLLQSFVKIEATFISSYPKSSTYGLGLIGGVISGLTNIVAPLMIMYTLELKYTKKDTIQLSNLCFLFTKIGQLIVFISLGAFSNEAFELSILSIVIVSLGMFLGIKIKRKIDAKFYAKILKALLFIIALTLVYQTLFL, translated from the coding sequence ATGGATATTTATTTTGTAATTGCTTTTGGGGTGATTGTTCTTTTTTCTTCACTTGTTCATGGTAGTATTGGTTTTGGTTTTGGGATGATTTCTACTCCTTTGGTTGCTTTATTTACTGATATACAAACAACAATTACTTATATGCTTATTTCTACTATGCTTGTGAATATTATTAGTATTTTAAGTGAGGGTAAGTTTTTTGAAGCTTTAAAAAAGTTTTGGTTTATTATCTTACTTATGGTAATAGGAAGTGTTTTAGGAACTGTTCTTTTAGTTTATACAAATTCAAACTATTTCAAACTTTTACTTGCTTTTATTATATTTGTTTATCTTTTACAATCTTTTGTAAAAATTGAAGCTACTTTTATCTCTTCTTATCCAAAATCATCTACTTATGGTTTGGGTTTAATTGGTGGAGTTATTTCAGGTCTTACAAATATAGTTGCACCTTTGATGATAATGTATACTTTAGAGTTAAAATATACAAAAAAAGATACAATTCAATTATCAAATTTGTGTTTCTTATTTACTAAAATAGGGCAACTTATAGTTTTTATATCTTTGGGTGCTTTCTCAAATGAAGCTTTTGAACTATCTATTTTAAGTATTGTGATTGTATCTTTAGGAATGTTTTTGGGTATAAAAATAAAAAGAAAAATTGATGCAAAGTTTTATGCAAAAATATTAAAGGCTTTACTATTTATTATAGCACTAACACTAGTATATCAAACTCTATTTTTATAA
- a CDS encoding LysR family transcriptional regulator, whose product MDSNLLKVFIAVANTKSISLGAKELNFTQSNVTLRIKQLEKSLGYALFYRTNRGVILTIEGEKLYPYAIEIVKKVEEATLKIRNIDYHELLKIGSTQSNTTIRLIDFQKKLNKDFKDMNLEFVVDSSLNLIEQLLDYKLDIAFVNGNPNHKEIEVLNIIKEDIVLVQSKDKTAQNTIFAYKNGCLNRVFLDKYLSKNKKSSYKKVNLENYELILSCVEAGYGVALFSRPIIEKFGYSNRLKITNMDFDLDTHLICRKDSTLIIKDYLENLDFV is encoded by the coding sequence ATGGATTCAAATTTATTAAAAGTATTTATTGCAGTTGCAAATACTAAAAGTATATCTTTGGGAGCAAAAGAGTTAAACTTTACTCAATCAAATGTCACTTTAAGAATTAAACAACTTGAAAAGAGCTTAGGTTATGCTTTATTTTACCGAACAAATAGAGGTGTTATTCTTACAATTGAGGGAGAAAAACTCTATCCTTATGCTATTGAAATAGTTAAAAAAGTAGAAGAGGCAACTTTAAAAATAAGAAATATTGATTATCATGAACTACTAAAAATAGGTTCAACTCAATCAAATACAACTATCAGACTAATTGATTTTCAAAAAAAATTAAACAAAGATTTTAAAGATATGAATTTAGAGTTTGTTGTAGATAGTAGTTTAAATTTAATTGAGCAACTATTAGATTATAAACTTGATATTGCTTTTGTAAATGGAAATCCAAATCATAAAGAAATAGAAGTTTTAAATATTATAAAAGAGGATATAGTTTTAGTTCAATCAAAAGATAAAACTGCTCAAAATACTATTTTTGCATATAAAAATGGTTGTTTAAATAGAGTCTTTTTAGATAAATATCTTTCAAAAAATAAAAAAAGCAGTTATAAAAAAGTAAATTTAGAAAACTATGAATTGATATTATCTTGTGTTGAAGCTGGTTATGGTGTTGCGCTTTTTTCAAGACCAATAATTGAAAAATTTGGATATTCAAATAGACTAAAAATTACAAATATGGATTTTGACCTTGACACACATTTAATATGTAGAAAAGACTCTACTTTGATAATAAAAGATTATTTAGAAAATTTGGATTTTGTATAA
- a CDS encoding ATP-binding protein, with product MSNNHKFTNELKQLVSNLKNKAYTNSEVFLKELLQNANQAVSKLKNLKDENKYKEELNQWEGMLEVYFDKADGSITIVDNGIGMNKEELFDLTHTIATKKAESFLSSNSKEVSNLGLYSLFLVGVKANIISKKLAEDTAYKWTSDEDGFTLAPCINDEGSGTVIYIKLKDEFAKEFTNKDKLKDYISKFQDSLSTNLYISYHEGLDEKVEKIN from the coding sequence ATGTCAAATAATCACAAGTTTACAAATGAGTTAAAACAATTAGTTTCAAATCTAAAGAATAAGGCTTATACAAATAGCGAGGTTTTTCTAAAAGAGTTATTACAAAATGCAAATCAAGCAGTGTCAAAATTAAAAAATCTAAAAGATGAAAATAAATATAAAGAAGAGTTAAATCAGTGGGAAGGAATGTTAGAAGTCTATTTTGATAAAGCTGATGGTTCAATTACTATTGTAGATAATGGAATTGGTATGAACAAAGAAGAGTTATTTGATTTGACTCATACTATAGCTACAAAAAAGGCTGAATCATTCTTATCTTCAAATAGCAAAGAAGTTTCAAATCTAGGCTTATATTCACTATTTTTAGTTGGAGTAAAAGCAAATATTATTTCAAAAAAACTTGCAGAAGATACAGCTTATAAGTGGACAAGTGATGAAGATGGATTTACTTTAGCACCTTGCATAAATGATGAAGGCTCAGGAACTGTTATATATATAAAATTAAAAGATGAGTTTGCAAAAGAGTTTACTAATAAAGATAAATTAAAAGATTATATTTCAAAATTTCAAGATAGCTTATCAACAAACTTATATATAAGTTATCATGAGGGCTTAGATGAAAAAGTTGAAAAAATAAACTAA
- a CDS encoding tetratricopeptide repeat protein: protein MSQLDFKNIYDEFNTKFHNKEYEKALDLTYELLKVAQEVDIEVAYALMAKVRVLTVLDQKKQLLETLDEIIDNFSKTQDENISYIFAYALYNKAIILAKEKKYEEELSCYNQLLENFISDVSLKIELILTKTYLNKAICTKELGKLEDVVLVYEELIKNFENSEQEEVLLDVASALFNLSSIYQKLENNDKAIVKFDRLIEICNKINNKASLELLAKALVNKASLLSNINEISKALETYDEIVNNFENEINPMLLSQVALALYNKILLLGELGKQAELIEVSDKFIEKFANTKDAIIKDMVLTAEILKDKEKYNTNSF from the coding sequence TTGAGTCAATTAGATTTTAAAAATATATATGATGAATTTAATACAAAATTTCATAATAAAGAGTATGAAAAAGCTTTAGATTTAACTTATGAACTTTTAAAAGTTGCACAAGAAGTTGATATTGAAGTTGCCTATGCACTTATGGCAAAGGTAAGAGTATTGACAGTTTTAGATCAAAAAAAACAGCTTCTTGAAACTTTAGATGAAATTATAGATAATTTTTCAAAAACCCAAGATGAAAATATCTCATATATTTTTGCTTATGCATTATATAATAAAGCCATAATTCTAGCAAAAGAAAAAAAGTATGAAGAAGAATTGTCTTGTTATAATCAATTGTTAGAAAACTTTATATCTGATGTTTCTTTAAAAATAGAGTTAATATTGACAAAAACATATTTAAATAAAGCTATTTGTACAAAAGAGTTGGGAAAACTTGAAGATGTTGTTTTAGTATATGAAGAGTTAATCAAAAACTTTGAAAACTCAGAACAAGAAGAGGTTTTACTTGATGTTGCTAGTGCATTATTTAATCTTTCTTCTATTTATCAAAAACTAGAAAACAATGATAAAGCTATTGTGAAATTTGATAGATTGATAGAAATATGCAATAAGATTAATAATAAAGCTAGTTTAGAATTACTAGCAAAAGCATTAGTAAATAAAGCTTCGCTTTTAAGTAATATAAATGAGATTTCTAAAGCTTTAGAAACATATGATGAAATAGTAAATAACTTTGAAAATGAAATAAATCCAATGCTTCTATCTCAAGTTGCTTTGGCTTTATACAATAAAATACTTCTTTTAGGTGAATTAGGAAAACAAGCAGAATTAATAGAAGTTTCTGATAAGTTCATAGAAAAATTTGCAAATACAAAAGATGCAATTATTAAAGATATGGTTTTAACAGCTGAAATTTTAAAAGATAAAGAAAAGTACAATACAAACTCTTTTTAA
- a CDS encoding efflux RND transporter periplasmic adaptor subunit, producing the protein MQKNKIIKLIRYTITFTIVTIAIILSITLWHNYVDSPWTRDGKIRADISLIAPDVSGIVTKVYVKDNQYVKKNDKLFEIDKKRFEANVLRQQSLVQIKKAKYLKKKAQYNKRVKAKDSIIPKDIKDNAKYDLLMAKEELNETKAKLDLLKLDIKRSTVLAPASGWVNNLLLKEGDFIKIGESHLSILNENSFWVYGYFEENKISKIKVGDTSIMNLLGTDITLKGHVQSIANGITDRDNNLGKGLLANVNPSFTWVRLAQRIPVRIAIDKIPKNYTLRAGTTCTIEIKK; encoded by the coding sequence ATGCAAAAAAATAAAATCATTAAACTTATAAGATATACAATAACATTTACAATAGTTACAATTGCTATAATATTATCAATCACATTATGGCACAACTATGTTGATTCACCATGGACAAGAGATGGAAAAATAAGAGCAGATATTTCCCTTATAGCTCCTGATGTTTCAGGAATTGTTACAAAAGTATATGTAAAAGACAATCAATACGTAAAAAAGAATGATAAACTTTTTGAAATAGATAAAAAACGATTTGAAGCAAATGTTTTAAGACAACAATCACTTGTTCAAATAAAAAAAGCTAAGTATTTAAAGAAAAAAGCACAATACAATAAAAGAGTAAAAGCTAAGGACTCAATAATACCAAAAGATATAAAAGATAATGCAAAATATGATTTACTTATGGCAAAAGAAGAACTAAATGAAACAAAAGCAAAATTGGATTTGTTAAAACTTGATATAAAAAGAAGTACAGTACTAGCTCCAGCTTCAGGATGGGTTAATAACTTACTATTAAAAGAAGGTGATTTTATAAAAATAGGAGAGAGTCATCTATCTATTTTAAATGAAAATAGTTTTTGGGTATATGGATATTTTGAAGAAAATAAAATTTCTAAAATTAAAGTTGGAGATACTTCAATTATGAACTTGCTTGGAACAGATATCACATTAAAAGGACATGTTCAAAGTATAGCAAATGGTATTACAGATAGAGATAACAACTTAGGAAAAGGACTTCTTGCAAATGTGAATCCATCTTTTACTTGGGTTAGATTAGCACAAAGAATTCCTGTAAGAATTGCCATAGATAAAATACCTAAAAATTACACCCTAAGAGCTGGTACAACTTGCACTATTGAGATTAAAAAGTAA
- a CDS encoding DUF1656 domain-containing protein, translating to MHLIVSLFGIQIPALILIFLFAGVIQILLNRVFADLGVYEFVWHPGLFRTAIFICIFASFSLIIYK from the coding sequence ATGCACTTAATTGTATCACTATTTGGAATACAAATACCAGCACTGATTTTGATATTTTTATTTGCAGGAGTAATTCAAATATTATTAAATAGAGTTTTTGCTGACTTGGGTGTTTATGAATTTGTATGGCATCCAGGACTTTTTAGAACAGCAATATTTATATGCATATTTGCAAGTTTTTCACTAATAATTTATAAATAA
- a CDS encoding FUSC family protein — translation MFLALNKTTLNCAIKEWVNQDLPILKYIVKSTTAALLALSICMYFNLKMPQTSVFTVFIVMQPFSGLVYSKSFYRLVGTIIGTIMAFILVGAFIQDRVSFTLFFALWIGLCAAVGFMSRNFMSYGFVLSGYTIALVTMPIMQRLQDVFTFGIDRLAEVIIGLLCSSFISEILFPQKLSQTLQKTEKRKFDLLIKSLSNNENIFNFEKESINYAKDILGTDSLRINSNFETGMKKSNRLYYKRLNSEFMHISTTFFSLKNIINNNINNAIFINSIKSIYLVLEGCLKKFSDEQQTVQTLNNLVLELKSLKKTTLLKIKEEKQKISHDDFELLHDFNSICYLITRIESELIEYCNTYLNFISNDSKIKKLEDFSQNLKFSTHSDNILISLMITRGAIALILMMAFWMISGWKYAPFAVIPAVANTLLLSTAPNPVGATKNFLIGTTIALFITPIYNFYIIPMFVNDLITFCIFLTPILAFISLLMILPGKNLIGFGFLLIFINTCAIYTHYNMTFVSFADMCIATILGLIISGFSFILIDFASNVWIEARVKRTLNLQINKSIKEKLALQRVKLESGSFDLLQRYSAIGRLDTKSNNTIFRWVLSTLELGKAIINIRRKSSLFSKRRPPQIHKILTLIKKYFDFKNKKSKKEQLEKIKHHIEEFEHIHLNSANDQILLKDIYMNFSIIYSIIKNREFLPIKGEIKCT, via the coding sequence ATGTTCTTAGCCTTAAATAAAACTACTTTAAACTGTGCAATAAAAGAGTGGGTAAATCAAGATTTACCTATTTTAAAATATATAGTAAAATCTACAACTGCAGCACTTCTTGCATTGTCTATTTGTATGTATTTTAATCTTAAAATGCCACAAACATCTGTATTTACAGTATTTATTGTAATGCAACCTTTTAGTGGACTTGTATATTCAAAAAGTTTTTATAGATTAGTAGGAACAATCATTGGAACTATTATGGCTTTTATTTTAGTTGGTGCATTTATCCAAGATAGAGTATCTTTTACTCTATTTTTTGCATTATGGATTGGACTTTGTGCTGCTGTTGGATTTATGTCAAGAAACTTCATGTCTTATGGATTTGTGCTTTCTGGATACACTATTGCACTTGTTACTATGCCAATAATGCAAAGATTGCAAGATGTATTTACTTTTGGTATAGATAGATTAGCAGAGGTTATTATTGGATTATTATGCTCTAGTTTTATTAGTGAAATACTTTTCCCTCAAAAACTATCACAAACACTTCAAAAAACTGAAAAAAGGAAATTTGATTTATTAATTAAATCTCTTAGCAATAATGAAAATATATTTAACTTTGAAAAAGAGAGCATAAATTATGCAAAAGATATTTTAGGTACTGATTCACTAAGAATAAATAGTAATTTTGAAACAGGAATGAAAAAATCAAACAGATTATATTATAAAAGATTAAACTCTGAATTTATGCATATAAGTACTACTTTTTTCTCATTGAAAAATATTATAAATAACAACATAAATAATGCAATTTTTATAAACTCAATAAAAAGTATTTATCTTGTATTAGAAGGTTGTTTAAAAAAGTTTTCAGATGAACAACAAACAGTTCAAACATTAAATAATTTAGTACTAGAGTTAAAATCTTTAAAAAAAACAACTCTGTTAAAAATCAAAGAAGAAAAACAGAAAATATCCCATGATGATTTTGAGTTATTGCATGATTTTAATAGTATATGTTATTTAATTACAAGAATCGAAAGTGAATTAATTGAATACTGCAATACATATCTTAATTTTATTTCAAATGACAGTAAGATAAAAAAACTTGAAGATTTTTCACAAAATTTAAAATTTTCTACACATAGTGATAATATTTTAATTTCCTTGATGATTACAAGGGGTGCAATAGCACTGATTTTGATGATGGCATTTTGGATGATATCAGGTTGGAAATATGCTCCATTTGCAGTAATTCCAGCAGTTGCTAATACGCTTTTATTAAGTACAGCTCCAAATCCAGTTGGTGCAACAAAGAACTTTTTAATTGGTACAACAATTGCCTTATTTATAACACCTATTTATAATTTTTATATTATACCTATGTTTGTAAATGATTTAATAACATTTTGTATATTTTTAACTCCTATTTTAGCTTTTATTTCACTACTTATGATACTTCCAGGAAAAAACTTAATAGGATTTGGCTTTTTACTTATTTTTATTAATACTTGTGCTATTTATACTCATTATAATATGACATTTGTAAGTTTTGCAGATATGTGTATTGCAACAATATTAGGACTTATTATTTCAGGATTTAGTTTTATTCTTATTGATTTTGCATCAAATGTTTGGATTGAAGCAAGAGTAAAAAGAACACTTAATTTACAAATCAATAAATCAATAAAAGAAAAACTTGCTCTTCAAAGAGTTAAACTTGAAAGTGGAAGTTTTGATTTACTTCAAAGATATTCTGCAATAGGAAGACTTGATACTAAATCAAATAACACTATTTTTAGATGGGTTTTATCTACTTTAGAACTAGGAAAAGCAATAATTAATATAAGAAGAAAATCAAGCTTATTTTCAAAAAGGCGACCTCCTCAAATACATAAAATTCTTACTTTAATAAAAAAATATTTTGATTTTAAAAATAAAAAAAGTAAAAAAGAACAACTAGAAAAAATAAAACATCACATAGAAGAGTTTGAACATATACACTTAAACTCTGCAAATGATCAAATCTTATTAAAAGATATTTATATGAATTTTTCAATTATATATTCAATTATAAAAAATAGAGAATTTTTACCAATAAAAGGAGAAATAAAATGCACTTAA
- a CDS encoding TolC family protein: MKIILFTISIIFLFNGCIPKIKKIEKIKDSKIEKELIQDLTKFSSNDIELKNNWWKNYEDSQLNELLNDAIKNAPSIKQLESKYKIARNLTKAHQSKNIPNIDFDSNTSRQRYSKNHIYPAPLAGSYNNLYQTGLALNYDFDFWDERKALIKASKNEALAKQALIKVKELVVYTSITKLYISWNFKIQKIKRLSTLKRLIYEKHDILDKLYKLGLANKSKINQSNYLSEKINQNILTTKAQIEDIKASIGVIGGFLPSRLKNLKNPNITKNYKFYVPKNIHLDVISHLPKIAFQKYLLISKNEYIKKAKAKFYPNINLKALVNFTSFSFVDLLTKSSFSPKSEVAFSLPIFDANKKEENLNAKVNDYNSQVYAYNQTIIEAINEIVKTLKKIDLNKSNIKAQNNVMIYKMKNENIEKEIYKLGLKNKISYLDSKIDIQEEKIKSISLQDKQMQLQINLIKSLGGGYKNKVSNVLSLK, from the coding sequence ATGAAAATAATATTATTTACAATTTCAATCATTTTTTTATTTAATGGTTGCATACCCAAAATAAAAAAAATAGAAAAAATCAAAGATTCAAAAATAGAAAAAGAACTAATACAAGATTTAACTAAATTTAGTAGCAATGACATAGAATTAAAAAATAACTGGTGGAAAAATTATGAAGATTCTCAACTAAATGAATTATTAAATGATGCTATAAAAAATGCACCAAGTATAAAACAATTGGAATCAAAATATAAAATAGCAAGAAATTTAACAAAAGCACATCAATCAAAAAATATTCCTAATATAGATTTTGATTCAAATACTTCAAGACAAAGATATAGCAAGAACCATATATACCCTGCTCCACTTGCAGGAAGTTATAATAATTTGTATCAAACAGGACTTGCTTTAAATTATGATTTTGATTTTTGGGATGAAAGAAAAGCTTTAATTAAAGCTTCTAAAAATGAAGCATTAGCAAAACAAGCACTAATTAAAGTTAAAGAATTAGTTGTATATACATCTATTACTAAATTATATATATCATGGAATTTTAAAATTCAAAAAATAAAAAGGTTAAGTACTTTAAAAAGATTGATTTATGAAAAGCATGACATATTAGATAAATTATATAAATTAGGGCTAGCAAATAAATCAAAAATAAATCAAAGCAACTACTTAAGTGAAAAAATAAATCAAAATATATTAACTACAAAAGCACAAATCGAAGATATAAAAGCATCAATTGGTGTTATTGGTGGATTTTTACCATCAAGATTAAAAAATTTAAAAAATCCAAATATAACAAAAAACTATAAATTTTATGTACCAAAAAATATTCATTTAGATGTGATATCACATCTTCCTAAAATTGCTTTTCAAAAATACCTATTAATAAGTAAAAATGAGTACATAAAAAAAGCAAAAGCAAAATTTTATCCAAATATAAATTTAAAAGCATTAGTTAACTTTACATCTTTTTCTTTTGTTGATTTACTTACAAAATCATCTTTTTCTCCAAAAAGTGAAGTGGCTTTTTCATTACCAATATTTGATGCAAATAAAAAAGAGGAAAATCTTAATGCAAAAGTAAATGATTATAATTCACAAGTTTATGCTTATAATCAAACTATAATCGAAGCTATAAATGAGATAGTCAAAACATTAAAAAAAATAGATCTAAATAAATCAAATATAAAAGCGCAGAATAATGTGATGATTTACAAAATGAAAAATGAGAATATTGAGAAAGAAATATATAAATTAGGATTAAAAAATAAAATCTCTTATTTAGACTCTAAAATAGATATTCAAGAAGAAAAAATAAAAAGTATTTCATTACAAGATAAACAAATGCAACTACAAATAAACTTAATCAAATCACTTGGTGGTGGATACAAAAATAAGGTGAGTAATGTTCTTAGCCTTAAATAA
- a CDS encoding MarR family winged helix-turn-helix transcriptional regulator, whose protein sequence is MPFQSNNIFGILIANIRNHLKNNLEKKLQEHDISAAQSIIIRRLCEKDNLTQKELAKDTYFKQSSLTLLIDKLEKKGLVERKNKKNDRRAYLICITSKGKELEQIIKDAGKELEEKALEGIDLHNKELLIQALKQVYSNLK, encoded by the coding sequence ATGCCATTTCAATCAAATAATATATTTGGAATTTTAATTGCAAATATTAGAAATCATTTAAAAAATAATCTAGAAAAGAAGTTACAAGAACACGATATATCTGCTGCACAAAGTATTATTATTAGAAGACTTTGTGAAAAAGATAATCTAACACAAAAAGAACTTGCAAAAGATACATATTTTAAACAATCAAGCCTAACACTTTTAATAGATAAATTAGAAAAAAAAGGTCTAGTTGAAAGAAAAAATAAAAAAAACGATAGAAGAGCATATCTTATATGTATAACTTCAAAAGGTAAAGAACTAGAACAAATTATAAAAGATGCAGGAAAAGAGCTTGAAGAAAAAGCACTTGAAGGAATAGATCTACATAATAAAGAGCTTTTAATCCAAGCGCTTAAACAAGTATACTCAAATCTAAAGTAA
- a CDS encoding GNAT family N-acetyltransferase yields MSKLLIRKAKIEDSEIIFNFIKELAIYEKAEHEVKTDVDTIKKTVFGDKSVTSVLLCEYDNKSIGMALYFFNYSTWLGKNGIYLEDLYVTPQFRGVGAGKALLKKLAQIAVENDCGRVEWQVLDWNKPSIDFYDSIGAKGQTEWIPYRLTGNALEEFARS; encoded by the coding sequence ATGTCAAAATTGCTTATAAGAAAAGCAAAAATAGAAGATTCTGAGATTATATTTAATTTTATTAAAGAGTTGGCTATTTATGAAAAAGCAGAGCATGAAGTTAAAACAGATGTTGATACTATAAAGAAAACTGTTTTTGGTGATAAAAGTGTTACTTCTGTTTTGCTTTGTGAGTATGATAATAAATCAATAGGAATGGCTTTATATTTTTTTAATTATTCAACTTGGCTTGGTAAAAATGGAATATATTTAGAAGATTTATATGTAACACCTCAGTTTAGAGGAGTGGGTGCAGGTAAAGCATTACTTAAAAAACTTGCTCAAATAGCAGTTGAAAATGATTGTGGTAGAGTAGAGTGGCAAGTATTAGATTGGAATAAACCATCAATTGATTTTTATGATAGCATTGGTGCTAAAGGACAAACAGAGTGGATACCATATAGACTTACAGGCAATGCTTTAGAAGAGTTTGCTAGAAGCTAG